The genomic region GGACAGTGGGTCTGAGGGGGTTTATACTTAGACAGGAGGGACATGGACAGTTGTCCACCTTGTCAGCGGCGTCTCCCAGCGTCCCGGCGGCTGTCAGCAGCTGCTCCCTGACCTTCATCATTCGGTGGTAGAACTGCAGACTGAGGCTGAGCAGGAgactcctcgtcctcgtccacAGACTGGGCtcgtcgtcctcgtcctcgtcctcgtacTCCTGCACCCGCATCTCCCACTCCCGACCTGACCACAACGTGacgaccacaacaacaacaacaacaaccaggagaaaacaaagacaccGTTTTTAAgaatgtgaagctgcaggatCACAGAAACCTGAATCAGCGTCTTGTGTCCCACCAGACGTCTGAGTGTACTGTTCTCACTATTCtattgtatccatgttgtttagtTTTACTACactattcattttattattattgaaactGCTATTATTAAATAACTGTTCCTCATTATTAACTCCTCCCACTTCGTGCACCCATGTCTACAGCAGGTGTCCAATCACATGACAGAACATTGCGCTGCTTTTCCAGAAAGGCCCTATACTCACGCAGCGTGGGGGGGAGGGGCAGGTAGTAGGCGGTGGCATCCTCCAGACGACTCAGCACGTCGTCCAGTCCGGACGAGGCCGCTCGACCCACCTGAGAGTCCTGCAGCTGCCGCACCGCAACCCGCCCCGCGTCGGCCAGACGCTCCAGCTGATCCAGAGCGCCGTCCAGACCGTCCACCACCCAGAGCTGCACGTCGTCCAGGGTCAGGAAGAGGGCGTCCTTCAGGTGACCCACGACCTGAAGAGAGACAAGACATCTGTTCTATGAAGAGAGGTCAACATATCCAGGATCTGTTTATCCAGCTGAACTTATCCTGACAATCACAGTCAGCtcagtggtcacatgacgctgggtatcaactcgttaagttaactcagATTTTCCAACTGTACagtgcacataaaaggggcggAGTTTCCTGCATATGAGGATCAAACTGTTGCACAATAAAAATCAGGGGGGGCTGAGATCCATTACACCAACCatacgttgatttaaacttcccctATTCTTCCCTTTAAGGacagtgtgcaccacacaacagtgtagagtcactgaggtgagggttcaagtcccaggGGGGGGCGGCCCCAAGGTAAATCTGGAAACTATCTGTCccccaaataaatatttatttcacagGATAAATCTACTTAAAGGATGAAAGTATTAGAGTATGTTTGGTTCTCCTCCCTTAAAAGAGTTTAAAGTATAAGTTTAAAGTTGATACAGTTTGGTGTTGAAACAGGAACGTACCTCATCTGTCGACTGATTCAGAATCGGGAAGTTCTTTTCCAGACTGTCGAGACCGAACTGAGCCAAATTGTTTGCTACTTCaactgaggagaaaacaaactgttgctGTTAATGCGCCGTCAACATTAATCCACATCGATGCCACGACGTTAGCAATATTGATTTCATTAGCTGCAGTAGCATTATTGGCAGTGTTAGCATCATTAGCATCAATAACTCGATTAGCATTATTAGCAGCATTAGCATTATTAACATCATTAACAGCAATAGATCCATTAGCGTTATTAGCATTATTACCATAATTAGCAGCAGTAGCATTATTAGCAGTGGTAGCACCATTAGCATTATTAGCACCAATAGCATCATTAGCATAATTAGCAGCAGTagcatttatttacacataCTCTGTGGCTCTAGGCTCTGCAGGATGGGTGTGGCTTGCTTCATCGCCACGAGGGAGACGCTGCGAACTCCGACCTCGGCCACTCCTCCCATCAGCCCCAGCAGGGGATAACGACCTATAACCTCCGAGTACACTGAAGTCACCGACTGCAGCGCCGAGCGAACCAGCGGCAGACGAGAGACTCTGAGCATGGCGCTGATCTGAGAGCAGGGGAGAGATCATGTCTCCTTCAACGTTAGCAGCTAACACGGCGCCGCCCTACTGGCTTCAAGAAATACAACACTATATAAACTCACTGGTCTCATTGTGACGTCACAAACTCAACTAGCACTAAACACTGAAATGAATCAAACATTCCTCAAAGGACGAACATACGGAGAGACATTTACATTATTGAGATTAAAGTCCGaaattttgtcttttcacaaaaTCTGAGATCTCGTGACGTTTACATTAATCGAGTGAACCGGGGGGGGGACTCGTATGAACTCACCTCATAACTTTGTAGATCGGACATTTCTCCGTCACTGAATCTGAGGAGAGAcgagcagaggtcagaggttgtGACGTCACGAGGCCTCAGCATGAGGCAGTCAGCTGCTCGGCTCATAAAGACCTCGACTGATCTGAAACCAGCATGAAACTGAAgagactcaaacacacagagagccaTTCTTCAGGAGCACAGAGACCGTGAAGAAGAACATCATCTCAAGACAGGAGTTACAAATCAGCTTCAAAAGAATCCTGATCCTgaacctgatcctgatcctgatcctgatcctgatcctgaacctgatcctgaacctgaacctgatccTGAACCTGTTTC from Pleuronectes platessa chromosome 10, fPlePla1.1, whole genome shotgun sequence harbors:
- the plin6 gene encoding perilipin 6, producing the protein MSDLQSYEISAMLRVSRLPLVRSALQSVTSVYSEVIGRYPLLGLMGGVAEVGVRSVSLVAMKQATPILQSLEPQIEVANNLAQFGLDSLEKNFPILNQSTDEVVGHLKDALFLTLDDVQLWVVDGLDGALDQLERLADAGRVAVRQLQDSQVGRAASSGLDDVLSRLEDATAYYLPLPPTLRREWEMRVQEYEDEDEDDEPSLWTRTRSLLLSLSLQFYHRMMKVREQLLTAAGTLGDAADKVDNCPCPSCLSINPLRPTVHLSPGRLFTLQSTDYTPQVGLSRVLELVGELLHQLQNLLVALVYRAEHLRELSMNQIKSQAAMLVELSPVRQVRELPLQIQQLLRDLQELSKLLLQLVVNATPLYNMLQQPTDQEVEDFLSQEDFSFDSSSRRSSANSLFLKAMDGRPRRRRSLYSRARGSGAPQSPDPPNGRGSSLKDPAALEMDDPYVPSDGSVVRRPSATELLLTPLKQFVSQSQKAFEYLSPNSPNDTAIATAD